Within Sorghum bicolor cultivar BTx623 chromosome 2, Sorghum_bicolor_NCBIv3, whole genome shotgun sequence, the genomic segment TTCCTCCAGCAGGGATTGGACCTTTGCTTTGTGTCTTTTGCCTCTCAGGTGGTCCTCCAGGTTTGATTTGCAGGTGCAGTTGGATTGGCAGAACCAGCAGACCCAAGTTAGACGCGGCTTTTCGTCATATTGCCGCACATTTTCGGATTTCGCAGCAGGTGCCTTTGCTTTCTGACTGTAGGCATTGTTTCTTGATACCAAGGCAGCTACTTTAGACTGGTGTTTCTGCCCTGCAAAATGCTGTTGTAAGTGGCTCTCGGTGGGTGCTTCCACCCGGCAGATGTCACAGCTCCATTtcactgaagaaggcgccgtcTTCTTGTGCAACGTAGTCTGTTCATTTTACATTCAGTTTGGTTAGATGCTGAGAGCATTGATTGTATCGACTGAATCGAATCAATGGTGAAATCAGGACAAACAGATTTGCTAGTACCAAATCATTTCTCTAAGCAGTTTGATGACGCAATAGATGTGAAAGTGTGAAAAACTAGACAGATAACTTGATTGTATAATCTTCATATACACAAATTTTATAAACAAAACAGATATAGTATTAATACCGGATGAGGAACAACATGGCGAGCTGCACACCCTATTggattcttcttgtttgagtgcTTCATTTTTCATGACTTACTACTAGGTTCTTTCTCTAGGCAGCTTGATTACAGCATTAGATGTGAAAGTGTGGAAAATTAGACGGTAAACTTTCTAGGAAAATCATCATATACTTTACAAATCTAGTAGAAAAGAGTAAACAGATACTCCACATGTCACAAACGCATAAGCAGAACAGAGTCCTCATACGAGATCAGATAGAAAGGAAAACATCATGTTAAGCTGCTCACCTCATTGGGTTCTTGTAGTTTGCGCTCATCAAGTGCTGCATTTTGCTGACCTGCCGCGTTACCGGCACCACAAGAAGTTCTCAGGGATTCACGGACGCGATCTTCCGTGGGAGGCTTGTGGGACTCGAGTTGCACACCCCCGCGCActccatctttcttcttcttcttcttcttcttcttcagatCGTTGTCCACATCGGCGGCGACAATACCATGGTCTGCAGGACCAACCGCGTCCCTGCTGCGCGGCATCTCCTCGAGCTcgaggaaggagaagggcgcCCCGGGGTTAGCAcggtcgacgtcggcggcgcgcAGGGCCATGGCGCGCTCAATCTTGGCGAGCTCGGCCAGGATAATCTCCTGGCGAAGTCGGTCCTTCTGGAGCTGCGACAGCAGCGCGTCCCTGATCACCAgcatcgacgacgacgagtcTTCTGCAGGAGCGTGATGCCTCGGAGGCTCGGGGAAGCGGCGGTCTCGGCCGCCTTCGTCGGCGGTCGCTGCGCCTCGGCCTGCGAACAACTCCATCGATGTGTCGATGGGATCGTCGTGAGAGCAATGGAGGTGGAGCACAGCAGAGCGAGGCTCGCTGAACCAGAGCAAGGAGGAGAGGGGACTCAGATTCGGTGCCTTTCCTCTGGCACGGCACGTCGTATCTTTCGGACTTCTTTGCAAAAAGTCTATATCACCTGGTGTCTACTTTATCTTCGAACTATGAAACAGTCTAATTTATCGTTTGAACTATCCAAAACCGTTCAAATCACCCCCACGGTTTTTGAtggcggttttgctacagtagcATGGTGTTGACTCTTTCTTTTTTCCTATTTGTTTCATATAATCTttgaaaaaatcatagtaaatcacagaaaaatcataatctaattttgttagactccacatgagtagatctacgcaataaatatataatatgatatactttaaTATAAATCATTTATGTagctttaaattagttagaaaaatcaaattttatctgtaattaattggaataattcagaaaaatcataatctaattttgttagactccgcatgagtagatctacgcaatgaatatataatatggtatactttaaataaatcatttctatagctttaaattagttagaaaaatcaaattttatctgtaattaattggaataattcatagctgcagcttatgtggtccaattgtggtgaaatttttatggtggactaattattctatgcttaaactatagtaaatatttcatactcataggatcatgtataactaagTTTAttcaggtttatgcttgttaaatataaataaatctataactaagttatacatgatccaatgagtatgaaatatttactatagttcaagcatagaataattagtccaccaaaaaagtttcatcacaattggaccacagaagctgcagctatgaattattccagttaattacagataaaatttgatttttctaactaatttaaagctacagaaaaaatttatactaaagtataccatattagatattcattgtgtagatctactcatgtggagtccaacaaaattaaattttctattttatgatttttctgtgatttactatgatttttcaaagattatatgaaaacaaatagaaaaaaaagaaaaagtcaaaaccatggttactgtagcaaaaccgccaTAAAAAACCACTCGAGGGATGATTTGAACGGTTTTTCATAGTTCAGGGGGTAAATTAGACTGTTTCATAGTTCGGGGAGTAAAGTAGACACGACCCCATAGTTCAgggggtgatgtagacttttttcGGCCTTCTATCTACCGTTCAAAGAGAATCTAATGGCTCTTATGGATCGTGAGCACATCTTTTAGCTTTTCCCCTGGAAATGGGCGGGAGCGGGAGCGGCGGCGGCTCATCAACGCGCGTGTTGCGTCGGTCTCCCGCGTGCTGCGCTGGCCAGCGACAGCCGCGCCGGTCGCCACACCGGTCTCGCACACGTCGCGCCGCTCGCCGGCGGCTGGGTTGGTCTCCACACCGCTGCACCGCACACCGACAGCTAGGCTGGTCTCCCCAACGGCAACGCTGTGCCGCCCACTGCCTGGAGGGTCGAGCCGTCCTGCAGTCGTCGATCTGAAGAGCCAAGCTGCGTCAAGGACGAGGAGCACTGAGCAGACCAACATCCTACGTAGGCACGCCTTCCTGCAGGGACATCATCGAGAAAGACCATCTTTGTGAGTTGCTTCACTGCCTTGCATCAGATTCAGAATAAAGCCCCTTCTTAAGTTACTCTGCATCTATCTGCTAATTATTGTTTATAGTAAATGTTTAGCTTGACAAAAATTGCAAATCTGCAATCAtgtggtagtaattgtttgctaTAAATTTGTTTTTTATGACAGAATTTGACAAGGACAATTGGGTTAGATATTGAAACATGATGACAGAACTTGAGAAGGGAATACCTCAAGTTGGTTTGAGGTTAAGAAATCCAGATGAGGCTTGGCAGTTTTGGGTGGCATATGGGGGTCATACAGGCTTTGATGTGAGAAAAAGGTATAGGAATCTAAGCAAATTTGATGGCAAGGTGACTTCATGCAGATTTGTTTGTGCCAACGAAGATCATCGAAGGAAAGTGGAAAGAGAGCATATGACGAAGTGTTTCAGAGCTGAAACAAGAACCAATTGCAAAGCACGAATGACAATTACATTGGACCGAGGGGAAGGAAATTATGAAGTCACTGATGTTGTCCTTGAACATAATCACCTCTTTCACTTGCCTGAAACTCGACACTTGATGGCATCCCAAAGGAAAATTTCAGAACTACAGGCTTTCGAAATCGAGACCGCCGATGATTCTGGAATTAGGCCAAAAAACAAAAATGATGTTGTACAACACCAAGTTGAATTGAAAAATGATGACAGCAACAGAGATGAAATTGTGGAGTCTCAAGATTACAATGTTCTTGGCAGTTTTACTCACCTCATAACAGCTCCAACTTATGCCGAAGAAAACCTTCAGTTCTAGCGTGTATAGGTTTGTTAGATAGCATTTTGGACAGGGCTAATTATAGTCTTTTGTGGCCTAACTGTATATCTGAAATGGCCTATAGAATTTCAGTAGAAGCACATGTGCTGGTTTAGTAATAGCACAACTTGCCAGGATACACAACCTGAAGGTGCTTTTAATCATTTTGAACTTGTGCACTTGTGCTTTGGAAGTGGAGCACACAAATATCCAGTGTGCTTGATCTGTCTAGTAATTGTGTGCTTGTGAAAATGGCTTTGTTTGTGTGCAAGTCTAATATATTTTGTCATTTGTGAAAATTTAGAGCTAAACAAGGACCTCCAGGAAGTGAAAATGGCTTTGTTACAAGAAGTGGTTCCTATCCAAAAGCTAATTACATTAACCATGGTGGCGGCATGCCTGCCCAGTCCATCTCCATGGCAGCAAGGACCTCTGGGTCGTAGTGTTGCAGAGTTAATTCATGGAGTCTGGGCCTGAGCCCCGAGCTTGTTTTTCCTGGTCAGCGTGAGCTCCACCTTCTCTTGGTCGGCATGAGTTTCGGCCCCTCCGGGGAGGCGCGGAAGGGCTGCAGTGTTGCGAGACGGATGAGCTTGCGGCGGCATCCCGAGCTGTGGCGGTGCGAGGCACTCCGTCTCCGTGGGAAgcgggaggagcagcagcaacgCTTGACGTAGGAGGACAGCAGCAACGTGAGGCGGAGTAGCAGCCTAAGCCGATGGATTCTATTTGAACGGTGGATAGGAAGCCGAAAGGTACCGGAGGAAAGGCACCCAATCTGAGTCCGAGGAGAGGAGGCACGATGCACGACGGACGACGCAGAGGCCGTGCACTTTAAGAAGGCCCGGACGAAATCAGGAACAGTTTGGTATTTCACCCGTCTTTGAAGTAATCGGCGTCTTTGTACCGCTCTGCACTAGTGGTATCCGCCGTCGAAACCCGCTTCAGGCGTCATTGTGACCGTCATCGGCTCCGGTGAATGAGCGGCTCTTTACCTTCAGCGCTGCCTCGTGCGTTGCGCTTGCCATTCGTTCGCCGCCCGCGGCCACCAATCCTACACCGGGCATCCCCGCCTCCCCCGCGCCAACGGCAATGACACCCACGCGCGCCGACTACTAGC encodes:
- the LOC8062115 gene encoding PR domain zinc finger protein 5 translates to MELFAGRGAATADEGGRDRRFPEPPRHHAPAEDSSSSMLVIRDALLSQLQKDRLRQEIILAELAKIERAMALRAADVDRANPGAPFSFLELEEMPRSRDAVGPADHGIVAADVDNDLKKKKKKKKKDGVRGGVQLESHKPPTEDRVRESLRTSCGAGNAAGQQNAALDERKLQEPNETTLHKKTAPSSVKWSCDICRVEAPTESHLQQHFAGQKHQSKVAALVSRNNAYSQKAKAPAAKSENVRQYDEKPRLTWVCWFCQSNCTCKSNLEDHLRGKRHKAKVQSLLEECKNMAVNCGSLNSQPNLVKQDEEKNPASTWNCSLCQAKCSHQSDLANHLRGKRHQLNFLVLQVEGKQYLSEWGCGICQAKCNSVSQFENHCSSRGHQQKVEALRKGGQIASSSGSKTAKCASSEETEIHRATYFCKLCYLHCNSKNTLAEHRKGKKHTEKVEQRMSLSFCEICNLQCNSEKMLAHHRTGKGHLSKLNN